Proteins co-encoded in one Diaminobutyricimonas sp. LJ205 genomic window:
- a CDS encoding MarR family winged helix-turn-helix transcriptional regulator, with amino-acid sequence MPAHDEVDRIVDAWLRERPDLDFSPLRVLSRVARLSKHLDRARRAAFGESGLDSWEFDVLSALRRAGSPYRLSPKALLQQTLVSSGTMTNRIDRLVERGLVERRTDPNDGRGILVEMTPLGRDLADKAISTLLVSERELLDGLSPADQERLAGLLRKLSLDFDEPDAE; translated from the coding sequence ATGCCCGCTCACGATGAGGTCGACCGGATCGTCGACGCCTGGTTGCGCGAGCGCCCGGATCTCGACTTTTCCCCGCTCAGGGTGCTCAGCCGAGTCGCCCGGCTCTCGAAGCACCTGGACCGCGCGCGCCGTGCCGCGTTCGGCGAGTCCGGCCTGGACTCGTGGGAGTTCGACGTGCTCTCCGCGCTGCGGCGGGCGGGCAGCCCGTACCGGCTCAGCCCGAAGGCGCTGCTGCAGCAGACTCTGGTCTCCAGCGGCACCATGACGAACCGCATCGACCGCCTCGTCGAACGTGGGCTGGTTGAGCGTCGCACCGATCCGAACGATGGTCGTGGCATCCTCGTCGAAATGACTCCGCTCGGCCGTGACCTGGCCGACAAGGCGATCAGCACCCTGCTGGTCTCGGAGCGGGAGCTGCTCGACGGTCTCTCCCCCGCCGACCAGGAGCGTCTGGCCGGCCTGCTGCGCAAGCTCAGCCTCGACTTCGACGAGCCCGACGCGGAGTAG
- a CDS encoding sortase: MIRGILVLIAALLLTVVVNIALVGQVRHLVWQQQLTDKFREQLEEGVAPVSEGDVHNVLLPDGAPVARIEIPQLGVTEIVVEGTDSETTQAGPGHRRDTVLPGQAGVSVIHGRAAAYGAPFARIQELAPGDEFTIITGQGEHTFEVLGLRYAGDPAPPQIKPGESRVTLVTARGLPFAPSGVARVDARLTSEAQPAGARLTNFVTLSEADDALSGDISRVWALVFTLQFLLVVEIAAVWAFRTVGPRRTWIVFVPLTVLAGLWVTGELVRLLPNLL, translated from the coding sequence TTGATCCGCGGCATCCTGGTCCTGATCGCCGCCCTGCTGCTGACGGTTGTCGTGAACATCGCCCTGGTCGGTCAGGTGAGGCATCTGGTGTGGCAGCAGCAGCTCACTGACAAATTCCGTGAGCAGCTCGAGGAAGGCGTAGCGCCGGTCAGCGAAGGCGACGTGCACAATGTGCTGCTGCCCGACGGCGCTCCGGTTGCGCGGATCGAGATCCCCCAGCTCGGCGTCACCGAGATCGTGGTCGAGGGAACCGATTCCGAAACCACGCAGGCCGGACCTGGCCATCGGCGCGACACCGTGTTGCCGGGGCAGGCCGGCGTGAGCGTCATCCACGGACGAGCCGCGGCGTACGGTGCGCCGTTCGCCCGGATCCAGGAACTGGCTCCCGGTGACGAGTTCACGATCATCACCGGCCAGGGCGAACACACCTTTGAGGTGCTCGGTTTGCGGTATGCCGGTGACCCTGCGCCGCCCCAGATCAAGCCAGGCGAAAGCCGGGTGACGCTTGTCACCGCCCGCGGATTGCCGTTCGCACCATCCGGAGTCGCCCGCGTCGACGCGCGGCTCACCAGCGAAGCACAACCCGCGGGTGCCCGACTGACGAATTTCGTGACCCTCTCAGAAGCAGACGACGCACTGAGCGGTGACATCTCACGGGTCTGGGCACTCGTGTTCACGCTGCAGTTCCTTCTCGTCGTCGAGATCGCCGCAGTCTGGGCCTTCCGCACGGTCGGTCCGCGGCGCACCTGGATCGTCTTCGTCCCCCTCACCGTGCTCGCCGGACTGTGGGTCACGGGCGAGCTGGTCAGACTTCTCCCGAATCTGCTGTAA
- a CDS encoding tetratricopeptide repeat protein — protein MLDQATLDALWDFDDPAGSERRFADAAAFAAAEDRAELLTQQARALGLQKQFGEADALLDTVEGVSSAARTRVLLERGRIRNSAMEPDAAVSLFRAAVDAACAAHLTFLAIDGYHMLAIADPERAEQRTRAGLADLRHATDDRTRRWAVALHNILGWHRHDAGRFEEALSEFQLALEAAEQYGTHDQVIFARWAVGRCLRSLGRTDEAIEVQRQLLRERPDDPDVAEELSLLKGSEPG, from the coding sequence ATGCTCGACCAGGCCACGCTCGACGCCCTCTGGGACTTCGACGATCCGGCCGGGTCGGAACGTCGGTTCGCGGATGCCGCGGCCTTCGCCGCAGCGGAGGATCGCGCCGAACTGCTCACCCAGCAGGCCCGTGCGCTCGGCCTGCAGAAACAGTTCGGCGAGGCCGACGCGCTGCTTGACACCGTCGAGGGCGTTTCGAGCGCTGCGCGCACCCGCGTGTTGCTCGAGCGTGGACGCATCCGGAACAGCGCAATGGAACCGGATGCCGCGGTTTCCCTGTTCCGTGCGGCGGTGGATGCGGCCTGCGCTGCGCACCTGACCTTCCTGGCGATCGACGGCTACCACATGCTCGCGATTGCGGATCCGGAGCGAGCCGAGCAGCGGACGCGCGCGGGCCTTGCTGATCTGCGGCATGCGACGGACGACCGCACCCGACGCTGGGCGGTGGCGCTGCACAACATCCTCGGCTGGCACCGGCATGACGCCGGTCGGTTCGAGGAAGCCCTCAGCGAGTTCCAGCTCGCCCTTGAGGCTGCCGAGCAATACGGCACGCACGATCAGGTGATCTTCGCGCGATGGGCTGTCGGGCGCTGCCTGCGATCGCTCGGCCGGACGGACGAGGCGATAGAAGTTCAGCGGCAGCTCCTCCGCGAGCGGCCGGATGATCCGGATGTCGCGGAGGAACTCTCGTTGCTCAAGGGATCGGAACCCGGGTAG
- a CDS encoding phosphate ABC transporter ATP-binding protein has translation MTPEPLASLEGRNISAWFGDHQVLDRVSLTMEAGVITSLIGPSGCGKSTFLRILNRMHELVPSASLAGEVLLDSVDIYDPTRKLVDARKDIGMVFQKPNPFPAQSIYDNVIAGLKLTGTRASRDEKDELVESCLTKAGLWKEVKDRLRAPGAGLSGGQQQRLCIARSLAVKPRVLLMDEPCSALDPTSTRVIEETMLELAQEVTIVIVTHNMQQAQRVSQQCAFFLAAQGTPGAIVEHGDTEAMFGDPIDPRTYDYVNGRFG, from the coding sequence ATGACACCGGAACCCCTGGCGAGCCTCGAAGGTCGTAACATCTCCGCGTGGTTCGGTGACCACCAGGTGCTCGACCGGGTGTCGCTGACCATGGAGGCCGGCGTGATCACGTCGCTGATCGGCCCCTCCGGCTGCGGCAAGTCGACCTTCCTGCGCATCCTGAACCGCATGCACGAGCTGGTGCCGTCGGCGTCGCTGGCCGGCGAGGTGCTGCTGGACAGTGTCGACATCTACGATCCGACCCGCAAGCTGGTCGATGCGCGCAAGGACATCGGGATGGTGTTCCAGAAGCCGAACCCGTTCCCGGCCCAGTCGATCTACGACAATGTGATCGCCGGGCTGAAGCTGACCGGCACGCGCGCATCGCGCGACGAGAAGGACGAGCTGGTCGAATCCTGCCTCACCAAGGCCGGGCTGTGGAAAGAGGTCAAGGACCGGCTGCGCGCCCCGGGGGCCGGACTTTCCGGCGGTCAGCAGCAGCGCCTGTGCATCGCCCGCTCGCTGGCGGTCAAGCCGCGGGTGCTGTTGATGGATGAGCCCTGTTCCGCGCTTGACCCGACCTCGACCCGCGTGATCGAAGAGACCATGCTCGAGCTCGCGCAGGAGGTGACGATCGTCATTGTCACGCACAACATGCAACAGGCTCAACGAGTGTCGCAGCAGTGCGCGTTCTTCCTCGCAGCGCAAGGCACACCGGGAGCGATCGTCGAGCACGGTGACACTGAGGCGATGTTCGGCGACCCAATCGACCCGCGCACGTACGACTACGTGAACGGGCGGTTCGGGTAG
- the glmU gene encoding bifunctional UDP-N-acetylglucosamine diphosphorylase/glucosamine-1-phosphate N-acetyltransferase GlmU yields the protein MTDTNLAIIVLAAGQGTRMKSAKPKILHELAGVPLVGHVLATVRELDPAHVVAVVRHEREAVATTITELSPETVIVDQDEVPGTGRAVELGLTALPDQFEGDVVVVSGDVPLLDAATVAGLIEAHRQAAASATLLSAILDDATGYGRVIRTADGALDRIVEQKDASDDELSVTEINSGTYVFATAALRRTLPRIGTDNAQAEKYLTDVVGLLRGDGDPITAVPVSEAWLVEGINDRVQLGDAALRLNRMIVRGWQRAGVTVVDPASTWIDLKAKLAEDVEILPGTQIKGATVIERGATIGPDTTLVDCEIGENATVKRTDATLAVIGAGASVGPFAYLRPGTYLDADGKIGTFVETKNTRIGVGSKVPHLSYIGDTEVGVGSNIGAGTITANYDGVNKHRTSVGSHVRTGSHNVFVAPVRIADGAYTGAGTVVRKDVGAGDLAINVAPQRNMTGWVEANRAGTAAARAAAAARGDS from the coding sequence GTGACCGACACCAACCTCGCCATCATTGTCCTCGCTGCCGGCCAGGGCACCCGCATGAAGTCGGCCAAGCCGAAGATCCTGCACGAGCTGGCCGGTGTTCCGCTGGTGGGCCACGTGCTTGCCACCGTGCGCGAACTCGACCCGGCGCACGTCGTCGCCGTGGTGCGGCACGAGCGCGAGGCAGTCGCCACCACCATCACCGAGCTCAGCCCGGAAACCGTGATCGTCGACCAGGACGAGGTCCCCGGCACCGGACGGGCCGTCGAACTCGGCCTCACCGCACTGCCCGACCAGTTCGAGGGTGACGTGGTCGTGGTCAGCGGGGACGTGCCCCTCCTCGACGCCGCCACGGTCGCCGGACTGATCGAGGCACACCGGCAGGCCGCGGCATCCGCGACCCTGCTCTCGGCGATCCTCGACGACGCCACCGGGTACGGCCGCGTGATCCGCACCGCGGACGGCGCGCTCGATCGCATCGTCGAGCAGAAGGATGCCTCGGACGACGAACTCTCCGTCACCGAGATCAACTCCGGCACCTACGTCTTCGCCACCGCGGCGCTGCGCCGCACGCTGCCGCGAATCGGCACCGACAACGCCCAGGCCGAGAAGTACCTCACCGACGTCGTCGGCCTGCTCCGCGGCGACGGCGACCCGATCACCGCGGTGCCGGTCAGCGAAGCCTGGCTGGTCGAGGGCATCAACGACCGGGTGCAGCTCGGCGACGCGGCGCTGCGCCTGAACCGGATGATCGTGCGCGGCTGGCAACGCGCCGGGGTCACCGTTGTCGACCCGGCATCAACCTGGATCGACCTGAAGGCGAAGCTGGCTGAGGATGTCGAAATCCTGCCCGGCACCCAGATCAAGGGTGCCACGGTGATCGAACGCGGCGCCACCATCGGCCCGGACACCACCCTGGTGGACTGCGAGATCGGCGAGAACGCCACCGTCAAGCGCACCGACGCCACCCTCGCCGTGATCGGCGCCGGGGCATCCGTTGGCCCGTTCGCATACCTGCGCCCCGGCACCTACCTGGACGCCGACGGCAAGATCGGCACCTTCGTGGAGACCAAGAACACCCGAATCGGCGTCGGCAGCAAGGTGCCCCACCTCAGCTACATCGGCGACACCGAGGTCGGCGTGGGCTCGAACATCGGCGCGGGCACCATCACCGCCAACTACGACGGCGTGAACAAGCACCGCACGAGCGTCGGTTCGCACGTGCGCACCGGGTCGCACAACGTCTTCGTCGCCCCGGTTAGAATTGCCGACGGAGCCTATACGGGCGCCGGCACCGTCGTCCGCAAAGACGTCGGCGCGGGGGACCTGGCGATCAACGTGGCTCCACA